In the Neomonachus schauinslandi chromosome 13, ASM220157v2, whole genome shotgun sequence genome, one interval contains:
- the CRAT gene encoding carnitine O-acetyltransferase isoform X4, which produces MLAFAARTVVKPLGFLRPSSLMNVSSRFKAHQDSLPRLPVPALHQSLDLYLKALQPIVSEEEWAQTKQLVEEFQTAGGVGERLQKGLERRARKTENWLSEWWLKTAYLQYRQPLVIYSSPGVALPKQDFVDLQGQLRFAAKFIEGVLDFKAMVDNETLPVEYLGGKPLCMNQYYQILSSCRVPGPKQDTVISFSKTKKPPMHITVVHNYQFFELDVYHSDGTPLTSDQIFVQLEKIWNSSLQTNKEPVGILTSNHRNSWAKAYNTLIKDKVNRESVRSIQKSIFTLCLDAPMPRVSDDVYRSHVAGQMLHGGGGKLNSGNRWFDKTLQFIVAEDGSCGLVYEHAAAEGPPIIALVDHVIEFTKKPELVRSPMVPLPMPKKLRFNITPEIKSDIEKARQNLSIMIQDLDIMVMVFHHFGKDFPKAEKLSPDAFVQMALQLAYYRIYKQACATYESASLRMFHLGRTDTIRSASVDSLAFVKAMDDPSVSEHQKVELLRKAVQAHRAYADQAIRGEAFDRHLLGLKLQAIEDLVPAKTDCVMFFGPVVPDGYGVCYNPMEAHINFSVSAYNSCAETNAARLAHYLEKALLDMRALLQNHPRAKL; this is translated from the exons ATGTTGGCTTTCGCGGCCAGGACCGTG GTGAAGCCACTGGGCTTCCTCAGGCCCTCCTCCTTGATGAATGTCTCCAGCCGCTTCAAGGCCCACCAGGATTCGCTGCCCCGGTTGCCCGTGCCCGCGCTCCACCAGTCCCTGGACCTCTACCTCAAGGCGCTGCAGCCCATCGTGAGCGAGGAGGAGTGGGCCCAGACCAAGCAGCTGGTGGAAGAGTTTCAGACCGCGGGGGGTGTAGGGGAGCGCCTGCAGAAGGGGCTGGAGCGCAGGGCCAGGAAGACGGAGAACTGG CTGTCCGAATGGTGGCTCAAAACAGCCTACCTCCAGTACCGCCAGCCCCTGGTCATCTACTCCAGCCCTGGTGTGGCCCTGCCCAAACAGGACTTTGTGGACCTGCAGGGACAGCTCCG GTTCGCTGCCAAATTCATCGAGGGCGTGTTGGATTTCAAGGCCATGGTTGACAA cgaGACCCTGCCCGTGGAGTACCTGGGGGGGAAGCCGCTGTGCATGAACCAGTACTATCAGATCCTGTCCTCCTGCCGCGTGCCAGGCCCCAAGCAGGACACGGTCATCAGCTTCAGCAAGACCAAGAAGCCGCCCATGCACATCACTGTGGTGCACAACTACCAA TTTTTTGAGCTGGATGTGTACCACAGCGATGGGACACCCCTGACATCAGATCAGATCTTCGTGCAACTGGAGAAGATCTGGAACTCGTCGCTGCAAACCAACAAAGAGCCCGTGGGCATCCTCACCTCCAACCACCGCAACTCCTGGGCCAAGGCATACAACACCCTCATCAAAG ACAAGGTGAACCGGGAATCAGTACGCTCCATCCAGAAGAGCATCTTCACCTTGTGCCTGGACGCCCCCATGCCCCGGGTCTCAGACGATGTGTACCGCAGCCATGTGGCCGGCCAGATGCTGCACGGGGGCGGGGGCAAGCTTAACAGTGGCAATCGCTGGTTCGACAAGACGCTGCAG TTCATTGTGGCAGAAGATGGCTCCTGTGGGCTTGTTTATGAGCATGCAGCAGCAGAGGGCCCCCCCATCATTGCCCTTGTGGACCACGTCATCGAGTTCAC GAAGAAGCCCGAGCTTGTGCGGTCCCCCATGGTGCCCCTGCCCATGCCCAAGAAGCTGCGGTTCAACAttacccccgagatcaagagtgacaTTGAAAAGGCCAGGCAGAATCTCAGCAT catGATCCAGGACCTGGACATCATGGTGATGGTGTtccaccactttggaaaagactTCCCCAAGGCGGAGAAGCTGAGCCCTGATGCCTTTGTCCAGATGGCCCTACAGCTGGCCTACTACCG gATTTACAAACAGGCGTGCGCCACGTACGAGAGTGCCTCCCTGCGCATGTTTCACCTGGGCCGCACCGACACCATCCGCTCCGCCTCCGTGGACTCGCTGGCCTTCGTCAAAGCCATGGACGACCCCAGCGTGTCG GAGCACCAGAAGGTGGAGCTGCTGCGGAAGGCCGTGCAAGCCCACCGAGCCTACGCCGACCAG GCCATCCGCGGGGAGGCCTTCGACCGGCACCTGCTGGGCCTGAAGCTGCAGGCCATTGAGGACCTG GTCCCTGCCAAGACAGACTGTGTCATGTTCTTTGGGCCCGTGGTCCCAGATGGCTATGGCGTTTGCTATAACCCCATGGAGGCTCACATCAACTTCTCCGTGTCGGCCTACAACAGCTGTGCCGAGACCAACGCAGCCCGCCTGGCGCACTACCTGGAGAAGGCACTCCTGGACATGCGCGCACTGCTGCAGAACCACCCTCGGGCCAAGCTGTGA